From the genome of Streptomyces sp. V2I9:
GGATGCGCAGCCGGACCTCTTCGCCGATGGGGGGCATCGAGGTGATCTCCCGGTCGGTGACGACCGCGGTGAGCCGTTCGAAGGCGGAGAGCAGCGAGTTGGTGAGCCCGGCCTCGTCGCCGAAGGTGGCGAGCGTCTCCTCGTAGGCGTAGTACGGGCGGTACGGAATCTCCACCGCGCCCCAGTAGGCGGTGAGTTCGTCGCCGGTCAGGTTGCGGGGCAGCCGGTCGAACTTGAGCCGGGCCAGCGCCCGTCCGGCGTCCGCCTTCTCCTTCTCGCCCTCGTCGATGCGCATCGGCACCGGGTAGATGGAGATGGGGCGGCCGGTGTTGCGCTCGGCGATCTGCCGGGCGACGGAGGCCGCGCCGTCGATGGACTGGTCGCTGAGGGTGAAGCAGTCGACGAGAACGTCCGGGAGGTGGACGGTGCAGATGTCGGCGATGTCGCTGAGGCCGGTCCGGCTGTCGATGAGGACGTAGTCGTAGTTGGCCTTCATGTCGTCGCGCAGCGCGTCGAAGAAGTGGCCGCCGCCGAACCGGTCGTAGAAGTTGTCCCAGTCGAAGGTGGAGACGGTGGCGCTGTACTCGCGGTTCTGCCGCCCGGCGGAGACGAAGTCGAGCGTGCCGCCCTGCGGGAACTCCCAGCCCAGCGACTCCGGGGTCAGCGACACGGCGTGCGGCTGGATGCGGGCGTAGTCGCGGTGCCAGTCCTCGGGGCGCTGGGCGGGGCTGGTCGCGGCCCAGGCGTACTCGGTGATCAGGTCGATCACGCCGGTGGTCGCGCCGAGCGTGGCCGGGTCGAGGAAGGGGTGGAAGAACCGGTGCAGACCGGGGGCCTCCAGGTCCCAGTCGACGGCCAGCACCCGTTTGCCGTTGGCCGCGAGGATCCAGGCGGTGTTGGCGAGGGCCATGGTGCGCCCGGTACCGCCCTTGTACGAGTAGAAGGTGACGATGCGCCCGTCACGACCGGCACTCATAGGTCCTCCGCTTCCGTCGCAGGGTCGTGCGGGTCGGGTATGTAGCTCGTGGCGCCCATGGGACCGGTGAGCCGGGTCCGCTCGCCGGAGCCGCCGCCGGAGCCGGGCGGGTAGGCCTTCGCGTACCTGAGGTACTGCTGGGCGGCCACCTCGACCACCTGGGGCAGGAGTTGGCCGTACGCCTCCATCGTGGGCACTCCTTTCGCCGCGGCGCGGCACAGGGCCCGGCCCTGGCCCATCTTGACCGGCATGGTGGCTTCCAGCCGCTGGGCCAGTTCCGCCTCGGCCGCCCTGCTCTGGTGGTCGTCGCGGCTCCACGGCACGATCAGGGTCACCCAGGGGCGGTTCTCGGCGTCGAAGGCGGCGAGCCTGCGGCAGTGGTCCTCGTCCCGCAGGGCCCAGCGGTCGACGATGAGGATCTCCGGTGTGCTGGGAGGGGTCTTGGCGTCGTGCCGGTCCTCGTCGAACGAGGTGATCACGGCCTGGTAGTTGAGCGAGCGGACGAGTTCCCCGGTGACGTAGGCCAGCGGGCGGGCGGAGGCCGGGTAGTAGGGGTTCCACTCCTGGGGTTGGTCTCCGTAGTGGTCGCCGCTGCGGCCTTCGGGCAGATCGTGGCGGGTGGGCGCGGCGATGGTGATCCGCATCGGCCGGGGGGCGCCGACCTCGCTGCCGGGGGAACCGAAGGCGCTGGGGGCCAGGCGGTAGTCGACGGGCCGGCCGGTGTCGATGCGGACCGTGTCGGCGACGCTCACGATGCGCTTGGCCAGTTCGTAGACGGCCCGCTCGTACTCCTCGGCGAAGAGCCGGAGCTTGATCAGACCGTAGAGGCCGTCGCTGACGTAGCGTTCCCCGAAGTCGCGGTGGTTGAACTGCAGCCGTTCGGCGGGGCCGGGGAGCTGGCTCGGGGGCACCGGCACCCAGAGTGCCGGGACGATGGCCTCGGCCGGTTCGTTGGAGCGGGCCCGGTGGTGGATGGCCCGCTGCTCGAAGGCGTACCACTCCTTGCCGCACATCTCGCTGGCGAAGTAGCGCGGCGAGAACAGGGGGACGAAGACCCGGCAGGTGGCGAGGACGTCACCGAGCCGTTCGGACCAGCCCTCGCCGGAACGTATCTCCCGGTCCATGAACCCGGCGCGCGCTCCGGCGGGTAAGTCGGTCATGGCCATCACATGACCGCAGAGGTCCTGGAAAAGCCGTTCGACCCACATATCGGGGTCCGTGCCGGAACCGTAACCCGGCGTGTGGGCGTAACTCAGAAAGAAATACGGCCGATGGCCCACCGCTCGCTGTTGCGTCGATGCGTGCACACGACCCCCGTCCTGTGTGAGCACCCGCATCCCGGAAGGAGGAAGGGAGTGCAAGCGAACTCATCATTCCGGAGCGGACCGTTTTCATCCCCTCGCCGTTCGGTCATTCGCACATCACTTTCCGGTCAGTCACCGGAATGTCCGGCGAACGGCCGGAGGGCGGGGGTTCTGCGTCGCGGTTCTTCGCGGCGGTGCTCCGTGTTCCGCTGATCTCCTTGCGGACAGCGGCGATCAGCTGTTTGCCGTCGACCGTCACCTCCGCCGCGTTCTCGATCATGTCGAGCGCTTCCGGAACACCCGTGAGGTAGCGCGGCTCGTACAGTCCGAGCCCCGCCCGTTCGAATGTCTCGGCCAGCAGTCGGGAGAACGTCACGTGTTCGCTCCCCCAGGGCGTCCGATGTTCCCAGGTACCGTCCAGGGCGTAAAGATCCGTCACTTCACCGAGCGCCCGCAGTTTCGCCCGGCGCGCGCCGCTCAGCAGGCCGAGTGCCAGCTTTTCCGGGTCCTCCGTGGGCCCGATGCCGAGCGCGCCGGGCCCGTGCCGCCCCGGCCCGGCCTCGCCCGCGGACAGCGGGGTGAGCGTGGTGAGCGTACGGGCCGCCTCGGCCGCCTGGTCGGGTACGGCGTCGGCGAGCAGCGCCCAGGCTTCGCCGATCCGGTGGGCTCGCGCCTCGGCCTCCTCAGCGGTGAGGCGGCCGGTCGCGGGGGCGTCGAAGCAGTCGCGGAGGGGGTCGAGATCATCCAGCAGGAGGGCGGGGGCCGGTGCCCGGCGCAGGACGCGGGCGGGCAGCCAGTGCGGGCTCTCGGGCTCGTCGCGGGCGATGCGCCGCGCCTCCGTGCCGGGTGCGGCCCGTTCCCCCCGGACGAGGAATCCGCCGTCCGCGGGGTGCACGACCGCCGCGCCCCGCTCCGGGAGGCCGCCGAGGAGCACGGTGCCGAGGGTCGGCAGGTGAAGGCTTCCGTCGCGGTACGCCACGGGCACCGGCAGGTCGAGGCCGGCGCGGACGGCGGCGGCGGCCACGGTCGCGGCGAGCCGTGCGGCGGCGGCCTCCGGCAGACCGCGTCCGGCGCCGACGTCCTCCAGCGCCCCGATCAGCCAGGTGCGGGTGTAGGGGTGGGCGAGGACCGCGTCGAGCGCGTCGGCTCCGGCGCCGTCCGCCTCGACCTCGGCCGCGAGCCGCCACGCCTCGTCCCAGACCGCCCCGCCCCGCCCGTCGAGGGTGTCGTGGAGAACGGCGAGCAGGGTGCGGGTCAGGTCCTGGTGGGCGGCGAGCAGTTCGCCGGACGACCGGACGGCGGGCGACTCGGTGGCGGTGGCCGTCCGGTCCTCGATGCCGCGGATCAGGGCGGTCAGGTCGGCGCAGTAGACCGAGGGGTTGTCGAAGCCCCCGCCGGTGCCGTCGTCGGAGCGGTACCGGTGGGTGTAGAGCCCACCGCCGCACGAGCGTACGAGCGGGCAGCGGCGGCAGGTGTCGCCGACTCCGGCCAGGCCGAGCTGGCGCGCCCGGACGCCCGGGTGGGCGGCGACCTCGTCCAGGGTGTTGCGGAAGACGTCGAACCCGGTGGCGGCGGCGCCCTCGTAGGCGCTCTTGAGCGAGTCGACCTGCTCCAGCGTCCCGTCGGTCTCGATGACGACGAGGTCGGTGGGGGCCAGTCCCAGGGACTCGGTGAGGCTGGGGCCGCCGCTCAGGGTGGAGAGCACCGAGGAGAACATCCGCACGGGCATGGGGCGGCCCTGTTCGCTCCAGCGGTCGAAGACCCTCAGCAGCCAGTCCGCGTACGCGGTGGGCGAGCCGTCCGGGCGGGGCGGCGGGGCGTCCCAGGTGGCGTGCGGCAGCAGGAAGTCGACGAGCGGGGGTTCGAGTTCGGCGAGGGCGTCGTGCACGGCCACCGGGTCGTTGCGGACGTCGACCGTGCACAGCAGGCCGAGGTCGAGGTGGCGGTAGCGCTCCTCGCGCAGCAGGGCGATCGCGCGCAGGACCGGCGGGTGGCTGCTGCGTCCGTCGGCGTACCGGCGGTGGCGGTCGTTGGCGGCGCGGTCCCCGTCGAGGGAGATCCCGACCCGGACGTGGAACTCGTCGAAGAGGTCGAGGTAGCGGGGGCTGAGCTGGACGCCGTTGGTGTGGATCCTGAGGTCCAGCTCAGCGATGCCGTTCAGGGCCGAGCCGAGCTCCTCGCAGACCCGTCGCAGTCGCGCGGGCCCCGCCAGGAGCGGTTCCCCACCGTGCAGGATCACTGTGACGGAGGGGAGCGCATGGGTCGTCGCATGCTCGGCCAGACGCCGGGCGGTCCACGAAATCGCCTCGTCGGAGATGACTTTCGGTCGGGTCAGCCAGCTCTGATCTGCGTGTTCGTAGACATAACAGTGGTCGCAGGCGAGATCACACCTGCTGTGCACCTTGAGAACGAATTCGCGGAAGGGGACCAGGGGTCCTGTCATTCCGCCATTCTAGCCAGTCCTGACGCTGGATCAGAGAGCAGAACTGAAGGTGGAGATCCGGGTGGACCGGGCCGTAGTCGCGCCGATCGCGCGGTTGATCTTCCTGGCCGTCTCGGCGCTGTGGACGTCGGTCGCCGCGAGGGTCGCGCGGGTCTTCGCCGGGGCGAAGGCAGGGGTGGTTCCGTAGGTCTTCACGGCCGTCCTAGGGGGATCCTGAGGGGGTCTGTTTCCGGACATTCAAACGCTGTCGGATTCCGTGTCATCACACGGTCCGGCATGCGCACTTTACTACCGCCGAGCTCCCTCCACCTGCCGGCGGAGCGACCGCCGTCCCCGTGTTTCGCATGCCGGGACACGCCCTCCGTTCGGCCGCTCGGGCGAGCCCGGAGCGGACGGCGGGACCGCCGGGCCGGGGAGCCGGCCGGTCCCCCGCCGGCTCGCGCAGGTGGGGGGCTTGCGGGCGGCTCCGCAGCCGTCCGCACGGGCGCCCGACGCGCGAACCGTGACGCGCCCGGCACCGCCCCGGCCGAAGCCGTCGGAGGGCCTCGCCGGCGTCGGCGGTTCACTCGTTCACCGGTTCCGCGCCGGGGACGTTGTACTCCGCGCGGGCGCCGCGCATGCAGTCCAGGACGCGTTCGTGGCTGTCGCCCACGACATCCGTGACCCGTACCCGGATGTGGAGCGACTCGACCTTCTCGACGCACCGCCGCGAGAAGACGCCCACCGGCACGGTCTCGTAGTTCCCGGTGCCGACCAGCGGAAACCCCGCCCCGAAGGCGATGAGCTGGTAGTCCTTGCCGACCGAGAGTCCGGCCGCCGTCAGGGCGGACACGACGTCCGCGACGGCGGTCCAGGGCGCCGTCGCCTCGCCGGACCCGCCGCGCAGCACCACGCGGCACTCCCAGCTGTCGACCACGGCGATGTGCTGGCCGCCGTTCAGTATCCCCACCCGCCACGCCGGCTTCCCCTCGGCGAGCAGCCCCGTGCGCCAGGAGCCCCGGTAGCCGAGATAGGGCCGCACGGTACGGGCGTACTGGGCCCTGGCCAGGACGACGCCCGTCGCCACGGCCAGCAGGCTCCCCAGCGCCTCCATGTCCAGCAGTTCCAGCCGCCACGGCCAGTCGGCCCGGACGCCGGGGGCGACATTGGCCCGCACGGCCTCCCACAGCAGGATCAGGACCAGGACCGCGAGCAGCACCAGCGGAGCGGTGAAGAGCAGCGGGCTGCGCCGCACCCTGCGCTGGGCGTCCTGGAGCGGGATGTCGTCCTCCGCCGCGCCACGCCGGTCCGTCTCGATGGCCCCTCCCCCGTCCGGAGGTGACCGCGCCTGCTGAAGGAGACGCCGACTCACCTGCTGTACAGCCCGGTTGGGCAACCTTGCCACAGCGCCGCCGAGTGAGGAAGGCCGCCCGCGCGCACGTGGCCGAACCTCGTCGCGGTGACCGGCAGCGGGCCCCGGGCGCTCTTGCCGCACCCGACCCCCGCCCCTACTCTCGTGGCCCCGGACGGGCAGGGGGGACGTCCGGCCGGGTCAGACGACAACTGCAGACGGAGGCGACCGTGACGGCGCTGCCCGAGCCGCTGAGATCCATGGTCTTCAGGAACGACGATCTGCCCGCGCTGTACCACCACACGGACGCGGTCGCGGTGGCCCGGCAGCGTGAGGCCGTGAACACCACGCGGGCGCAGCTGGCGCTGCTGGTGGCCGGCACGGTGCCCGCGGCGCTGCCGTGGTCGGCCGGGGACGGCCCGGCGGCCCGCGTCCTGCACGGCGCGGCGGTGCTGGCGTATCTGGGCGTGCTCTTCACGACGTTCCTCGCCTC
Proteins encoded in this window:
- the fsxC gene encoding FxsC protein — translated: MRVLTQDGGRVHASTQQRAVGHRPYFFLSYAHTPGYGSGTDPDMWVERLFQDLCGHVMAMTDLPAGARAGFMDREIRSGEGWSERLGDVLATCRVFVPLFSPRYFASEMCGKEWYAFEQRAIHHRARSNEPAEAIVPALWVPVPPSQLPGPAERLQFNHRDFGERYVSDGLYGLIKLRLFAEEYERAVYELAKRIVSVADTVRIDTGRPVDYRLAPSAFGSPGSEVGAPRPMRITIAAPTRHDLPEGRSGDHYGDQPQEWNPYYPASARPLAYVTGELVRSLNYQAVITSFDEDRHDAKTPPSTPEILIVDRWALRDEDHCRRLAAFDAENRPWVTLIVPWSRDDHQSRAAEAELAQRLEATMPVKMGQGRALCRAAAKGVPTMEAYGQLLPQVVEVAAQQYLRYAKAYPPGSGGGSGERTRLTGPMGATSYIPDPHDPATEAEDL
- the fxsB gene encoding radical SAM/SPASM protein FxsB, inactivated metallohydrolase extension form, yielding MTGPLVPFREFVLKVHSRCDLACDHCYVYEHADQSWLTRPKVISDEAISWTARRLAEHATTHALPSVTVILHGGEPLLAGPARLRRVCEELGSALNGIAELDLRIHTNGVQLSPRYLDLFDEFHVRVGISLDGDRAANDRHRRYADGRSSHPPVLRAIALLREERYRHLDLGLLCTVDVRNDPVAVHDALAELEPPLVDFLLPHATWDAPPPRPDGSPTAYADWLLRVFDRWSEQGRPMPVRMFSSVLSTLSGGPSLTESLGLAPTDLVVIETDGTLEQVDSLKSAYEGAAATGFDVFRNTLDEVAAHPGVRARQLGLAGVGDTCRRCPLVRSCGGGLYTHRYRSDDGTGGGFDNPSVYCADLTALIRGIEDRTATATESPAVRSSGELLAAHQDLTRTLLAVLHDTLDGRGGAVWDEAWRLAAEVEADGAGADALDAVLAHPYTRTWLIGALEDVGAGRGLPEAAAARLAATVAAAAVRAGLDLPVPVAYRDGSLHLPTLGTVLLGGLPERGAAVVHPADGGFLVRGERAAPGTEARRIARDEPESPHWLPARVLRRAPAPALLLDDLDPLRDCFDAPATGRLTAEEAEARAHRIGEAWALLADAVPDQAAEAARTLTTLTPLSAGEAGPGRHGPGALGIGPTEDPEKLALGLLSGARRAKLRALGEVTDLYALDGTWEHRTPWGSEHVTFSRLLAETFERAGLGLYEPRYLTGVPEALDMIENAAEVTVDGKQLIAAVRKEISGTRSTAAKNRDAEPPPSGRSPDIPVTDRKVMCE
- a CDS encoding FXSXX-COOH protein gives rise to the protein MKTYGTTPAFAPAKTRATLAATDVHSAETARKINRAIGATTARSTRISTFSSAL